A genomic window from Silene latifolia isolate original U9 population chromosome 11, ASM4854445v1, whole genome shotgun sequence includes:
- the LOC141614224 gene encoding uncharacterized protein LOC141614224, with product MAQQALKDCQVQIRLNPLDSHVLTKEKTLLEHYLKLKGIERSSLLQRAKLQAIHYNDAPTRYFFSRIAARKHQSLIGKIQIDMDSPKVDETDWPALCRPVEEGEIRKALFSIDSNKSPGQDEFSSHFFKHSWEIIKRDFCSAIQDFFKKGSMHKQANTTLLALIPKKAVV from the exons ATGGCTCAGCAAGCTCTGAAAGACTGTCAGGTTCAGATTCGGCTGAACCCTTTGGACTCTCATGTTTTGACTAAGGAGAAAACTCTTCTAGAGCACTATCTAAAGTTGAAGGGGATTGAAAGGAGTTCTTTATTACAGAGGGCTAAGCTTCAGGCTATTCATTATAATGATGCACCTACGAGATATTTTTTCTCTAGAATAGCAGCTAGGAAGCACCAAAGTCTAATTGGAAAAATACAGATAGACATGGACA GCCCTAAGGTTGATGAAACTGATTGGCCTGCTTTATGTAGACCTGTGGAGGAAGGTGAAATAAGGAAGGCTCTCTTTTCTATTGACTCTAATAAGAGTCCTGGTCAGGATGAGTTTTCCTCTCATTTCTTTAAACATTCTTGGGAGATTATTAAGAGGGATTTCTGCTCTGCTATACAGGACTTCTTTAAGAAAGGATCTATGCATAAACAAGCTAACACAACTCTCTTGGCATTGATTCCCAAAAAGGCAGTGGTCTAA